A genomic window from Planococcus rifietoensis includes:
- a CDS encoding YitT family protein codes for MKDLQLKNIFFILLGSAIYSFGFVHFNIQNELGEGGFAGITLILYFLWNWDPALMNLLLNIPLFFIGWKLLGRKVFLYTIIGTVAVSVFLKIFLVYEVQIPLRDDLFLAALFAGVFVGVGLGIIFRYGGTTGGVDIIARLVQKYLGWSMGKTMFLFDALVIMLSWLTFLDYRSMMYTLVAVFVGARVIDFVQEGAYSGRGALIISNSQEEIASRIAIEMDRGITILRGYGHFTKEEREVLYCVVARNELVRLKNIVNSVDPHAFVSLIEVHDVMGEGFTLDEQKQPL; via the coding sequence ATGAAAGATCTTCAGTTGAAAAACATTTTTTTCATCCTACTCGGTTCAGCTATCTATAGTTTCGGCTTTGTTCATTTTAATATTCAAAATGAGCTGGGGGAAGGCGGCTTCGCAGGCATCACTTTGATCCTTTATTTTCTTTGGAACTGGGACCCGGCTTTGATGAACCTGTTATTGAATATTCCCTTATTCTTTATCGGATGGAAACTGCTCGGGCGCAAGGTGTTTCTTTATACGATCATCGGCACGGTCGCTGTTTCCGTCTTCTTGAAAATCTTCCTTGTCTACGAAGTCCAAATCCCTTTGCGCGACGACTTATTCCTTGCCGCTTTGTTTGCCGGCGTCTTTGTCGGGGTGGGGCTTGGCATCATCTTCCGCTACGGGGGAACGACTGGCGGGGTTGACATCATTGCCAGGCTCGTTCAGAAATATCTCGGCTGGAGCATGGGCAAAACGATGTTCCTGTTCGATGCATTGGTCATCATGCTGTCGTGGCTGACATTTCTCGACTACCGCTCCATGATGTATACGCTCGTCGCGGTCTTCGTCGGCGCCCGCGTCATCGACTTTGTCCAAGAAGGGGCATACTCCGGACGCGGCGCCTTGATCATTTCCAATTCGCAAGAAGAGATTGCAAGCCGCATTGCCATCGAAATGGATCGCGGCATCACGATTCTCCGCGGCTATGGCCATTTCACTAAAGAAGAGCGCGAAGTCCTTTACTGCGTCGTAGCGCGCAATGAGCTTGTGCGGCTGAAGAACATCGTCAATTCCGTCGATCCCCACGCATTCGTCTCGTTGATCGAAGTGCACGACGTCATGGGTGAAGGGTTTACGCTCGATGAACAAAAACAACCTCTATAA
- a CDS encoding nucleotide pyrophosphohydrolase, which yields MTVNADKSMRQLQQEVDRHIGQFKEGYFAPMEMLARMTEELGELAREVNHVYGPKKKKETEAEKLIEEEMGDVLFVLICMANSMEIDLQEAHDGVMEKFRTRDKDRWTRKEEQ from the coding sequence ATGACAGTGAACGCAGATAAAAGCATGAGGCAATTACAGCAAGAAGTGGACCGCCATATCGGTCAGTTTAAAGAAGGATATTTTGCACCGATGGAAATGCTTGCACGAATGACCGAAGAGCTTGGGGAATTGGCGCGTGAAGTCAATCATGTTTACGGGCCGAAAAAGAAAAAAGAGACAGAGGCAGAAAAGCTGATCGAAGAGGAAATGGGCGATGTACTATTTGTCTTGATTTGCATGGCCAACTCCATGGAAATCGACTTGCAGGAAGCTCACGACGGGGTCATGGAAAAATTCCGGACCCGTGATAAAGACCGCTGGACGAGAAAGGAAGAACAATAA
- the bshA gene encoding N-acetyl-alpha-D-glucosaminyl L-malate synthase BshA has protein sequence MRKMKIGITCYPTVGGSGVVATELGKMLAEKGHEIHFITSSTPFRLNRLYANIFSHQVDVNSYSVFQYAPYDIALATKIAEVIKNEELDLLHVHYAIPHAVCAILGRDMAGSDIGIVTTLHGTDITVLGTDSSLKDAIRYGIEKSDIVTAVSDSLKQQTYDMIAPDKEIETVHNFVDEREYHQRDSAKLKEELGIEAHEKVLIHVSNFRKVKRVEDVVSTFAKVQSAIGAKLLLVGDGPEMSRIHQQVKDLHIEQQVLFLGKRDNLSELYSMSDVKLLMSEKEAFGLVLLEAMACGVPAIGTQIGGIPEIIEPEENGFLVKLGDIDAAADAAIRILTDDMLHEKMSSTALKTATKRFSSEKILAEYEMLYARLLKKADKQ, from the coding sequence TTGCGAAAAATGAAGATCGGAATTACATGTTACCCGACAGTCGGCGGATCTGGCGTAGTGGCGACGGAACTGGGAAAAATGCTGGCTGAAAAAGGCCATGAAATCCATTTTATCACCTCGAGTACGCCGTTCCGGCTAAACCGGCTGTATGCGAATATATTTAGCCATCAAGTGGATGTTAACAGCTATTCAGTGTTTCAATATGCACCGTATGACATAGCGCTGGCCACCAAGATTGCAGAAGTGATCAAAAACGAAGAACTTGACCTGCTGCATGTGCATTATGCGATCCCTCATGCCGTTTGTGCGATATTAGGACGCGATATGGCAGGATCCGATATTGGCATCGTCACGACTTTGCACGGAACGGATATCACTGTCCTCGGTACAGATAGTTCATTGAAAGATGCAATCCGCTACGGCATCGAGAAATCCGATATCGTGACGGCAGTGTCGGATTCATTGAAACAGCAAACCTATGACATGATCGCACCGGATAAAGAGATTGAAACCGTCCATAATTTTGTCGATGAACGGGAGTACCACCAGCGCGATTCAGCCAAGTTGAAAGAAGAACTGGGCATTGAAGCGCATGAAAAAGTATTGATCCATGTGTCGAATTTCCGCAAAGTGAAACGCGTGGAAGATGTCGTCTCCACTTTTGCGAAAGTGCAAAGCGCTATCGGCGCCAAATTATTGCTGGTCGGCGACGGCCCTGAAATGAGCCGCATCCACCAGCAAGTGAAAGATCTCCATATCGAGCAGCAAGTCTTGTTTCTCGGCAAGCGCGACAATCTATCGGAACTTTACAGCATGAGCGATGTGAAATTGCTGATGTCGGAAAAAGAGGCATTTGGCCTTGTATTGCTTGAGGCAATGGCTTGCGGCGTGCCGGCAATCGGAACACAAATCGGTGGCATCCCGGAAATCATCGAACCGGAGGAAAACGGCTTTTTGGTTAAACTTGGCGATATCGATGCTGCAGCTGATGCAGCAATCCGTATATTAACCGACGATATGCTCCATGAAAAAATGTCGTCGACTGCTTTGAAAACCGCGACCAAACGCTTCAGCTCAGAGAAAATCCTCGCCGAATACGAAATGCTATACGCTCGCTTGCTGAAAAAGGCCGACAAGCAATGA
- the dapB gene encoding 4-hydroxy-tetrahydrodipicolinate reductase → MTIKVAIAGARGKMGKEAVHTVMENADMELVAALDYKDIGATLAETGLFPESFQVPVFTDLEKLHGQHAPDVLVDLTTPEHVYAHTKQALQLGIRPVVGTTGFSTEELKELTELAKTSALGCIIAPNFAVGAVLMMKFAEQAAKYLPDVEIIEMHHDQKLDAPSGTAMKTAHMMSETRQVHRQGHLDEKETLPGARGADYEGMRIHSVRLPGLVAHQQVLLGGEGQLLTLRHDSFNRGSFMSGVSLSIREVVERKELIYGLEHIIG, encoded by the coding sequence ATGACGATAAAAGTAGCGATTGCCGGAGCACGTGGGAAAATGGGCAAAGAAGCTGTACATACTGTAATGGAAAATGCCGATATGGAATTGGTGGCAGCTCTGGATTATAAAGACATCGGCGCAACGTTAGCAGAGACGGGCTTGTTTCCTGAAAGTTTTCAAGTGCCGGTCTTTACCGATCTAGAAAAGCTTCACGGCCAGCATGCACCCGATGTCCTCGTCGATTTGACGACGCCCGAGCATGTTTATGCCCATACAAAACAAGCATTGCAGCTCGGCATTCGCCCAGTTGTCGGAACGACCGGATTTTCTACAGAGGAATTGAAGGAATTGACGGAACTCGCAAAAACTTCAGCTCTCGGCTGCATCATCGCGCCGAACTTTGCGGTTGGAGCGGTATTGATGATGAAATTCGCAGAACAGGCGGCGAAATATTTGCCGGATGTGGAAATCATCGAAATGCATCATGACCAAAAACTGGATGCCCCGTCAGGCACCGCAATGAAGACGGCCCATATGATGAGCGAAACGCGGCAAGTACATCGGCAAGGGCATCTTGATGAAAAGGAAACATTACCAGGCGCTCGCGGCGCAGATTACGAAGGCATGCGCATCCACAGTGTCCGTCTGCCGGGATTAGTTGCACATCAGCAAGTACTGCTTGGCGGCGAAGGACAGCTTTTGACATTGCGCCACGATTCGTTCAACCGTGGTTCATTCATGTCTGGAGTCAGTTTGTCGATTCGCGAAGTGGTAGAACGTAAAGAATTAATTTACGGCCTGGAACATATCATAGGCTAA
- the mgsA gene encoding methylglyoxal synthase yields the protein MNIALVAHDRKKDDLIQFALAYKPILAKHQLYATGTTGSRLVEGTGLSVHRFQSGPLGGDQQIGAMIAQNEMDMIIFFRDPLTAQPHEPDVTALIRLCDVYQIPLATNMGTAEVLLKGLENGLVDWRLLSDRRK from the coding sequence ATGAATATCGCATTGGTTGCGCACGATCGGAAAAAAGATGACTTGATACAATTTGCACTAGCTTATAAGCCGATTTTGGCGAAGCATCAGTTGTACGCAACAGGAACGACCGGCTCCCGCTTGGTTGAAGGAACTGGCCTATCGGTCCATCGTTTTCAATCCGGGCCGCTTGGGGGAGACCAGCAGATCGGGGCGATGATAGCCCAGAATGAAATGGATATGATTATCTTTTTCCGCGATCCGCTGACAGCCCAGCCGCACGAGCCGGATGTTACGGCTTTAATCCGCCTTTGTGATGTATACCAAATCCCGCTTGCGACCAATATGGGAACAGCTGAAGTCCTCCTAAAAGGTTTGGAAAATGGATTGGTCGATTGGCGGCTCCTCAGCGACCGCCGGAAATAG